Proteins encoded in a region of the Panicum hallii strain FIL2 chromosome 3, PHallii_v3.1, whole genome shotgun sequence genome:
- the LOC112885491 gene encoding uncharacterized protein LOC112885491, whose protein sequence is MANSARLRQLGLPDFIPNGLRIAANSKDNNKTNERNREDADYDPLHDDTDEQDLCDDDIAKGSKGKTSKKTKKQTSDAPPMGVKFRSRKRVYAALTTGPWSNRSISQPGPSLAPSDIHVPPPSHPAISQAVGPADQDDGPDAMLQANGHNNFANTDGFDLHDGADVGAQPVGVNQMTNEGGEVPWNRGTNMGHGLNRLNRSHRAKLPIVIPEGQIRPLVPLIAAKYATEINIAVRNHMPVLTHWKEYKGRAEIEEFLGILRAKFNIDTNDAVVKNGCLEMMRNAVRNQRHRLKKEFFDTFPLHLVPKTSPVKSTSDKEWLDLVEMWKTPKKMMICQKNKDNRGNVLLHQTTGSCSYAVFVENLEDENEDENTERNAFNLFKMCHFSKKKDGYTPAVQSAITQMETQLAAQPTQGEQPKSAVQVVANVLERNNKKSAFLQNVGMQTKRPRMSAQLEAEKRENAELRLIVSNQREQMEGLSKQVQETELTRIRDKEEMSKKQAELEAKLELVLGPIGVLQLLLPLLLESNSKLF, encoded by the exons ATGGCAAACAGTGCAAGGCTACGGCAACTTGGTCTTCCTGATTTCATCCCCAATGGTTTGAGAATAGCTGCCAATTCTAAAGACAATAACAAGACAAATGAGAGAAATAGAGAAGATGCTGACTATGATCCTTTGCACGATGATACCGATGAACAAGATTTGTGTGATGATGACATTGCTAAG GGCTCTAAGGGGAAGACCAGCAAGAAAACTAAGAAACAAACCTCAGATGCACCACCTATGGGAGTCAAGTTTCGCTCTCGTAAGAGGGTTTATGCAGCACTTACTACAGGTCCATGGTCAAACAGAAGCATTTCCCAGCCTGGTCCAAGTCTTGCACCAAGTGACATCCATGTGCCACCTCCATCACACCCTGCTATCAGCCAAGCTGTTGGACCTGCTGATCAAG ATGATGGACCCGATGCCATGCTGCAAGCTAATGGTCACAACAACTTTGCCAACACAG ATGGTTTTGACTTGCATGATGGAGCTGATGTCGGCGCGCAACCTGTTGGTGTCAACCAGATGACCAATGAAG GAGGAGAGGTGCCATGGAACCGAGGAACTAATATGGGACATGGCCTCAACAGGCTTAACCGATCTCATCGGGCCAAGCTGCCAATTGTCATACCGGAAGGGCAAATCAGGCCCCTGGTACCTCTTATTGCTGCAAAGTATGCAACTGAAATCAACATTGCAGTCAGGAACCATATGCCTGTGCTCACGCACTGGAAGGAGTACAAGGGACGTGCTGAGATTGAGGAATTTTTGGGAATACTTCGT GCAAAGTTCAACATTGACACAAATGATGCTGTGGTTAAGAATGGTTGCCTTGAAATGATGAGGAATGCAGTTCGCAACCAGCGACATAGGCTCAAGAAAGAATTTTTTGATACTTTTCCATTGCATTTGGTTCCAAAGACTTCTCCTGTGAAATCAACAAGTGATAAGGAATGGCTTGACCTTGTGGAAATGTGGAAGACTCCCAAAAAAATG ATGATTTGTCAAAAGAACAAAGACAACCGAGGGAATGTTTTGTTACATCAAACAACTGGCTCCTGTAGCTACGCGGTATTTGTTGAAAATTTG GAGGATGAGAACGAGGATGAGAATACAGAACGTAATGCGTTTAATTTGTTCAAAATGTGCCACTTCAGCAAGAAAAAGGATGGCTACACACCTGCTGTCCAATCAGCTATT ACTCAAATGGAAACCCAACTGGCTGCACAACCAACACAAGGTGAACAACCCAAGTCTGCGGTTCAGGTTGTAGCTAATGTGCTTGAGCgcaacaacaagaagagtgCCTTCCTTCAGAATGTTGGGATGCAGACTAAGCGACCAAGGATGAGTGCACAACTAGAAGCGGAGAAGAGGGAGAATGCTGAGCTTCGGTTGATTGTCAGCAACCAGCGCGAACAAATGGAAGGCTTGTCAAAGCAAGTGCAGGAAACTGAACTGACAAGGATAAGGGACAAAGAGGAGATGAGCAAGAAGCAAGCTGAGTTGGAGGCAAAACTTGAGCTTGTTCTGG GTCCTATTGgtgttctacaacttttgttgcCTTTGCTTCTGGAATCAAACAGCAAGTTGTTTTAG
- the LOC112885488 gene encoding uncharacterized protein LOC112885488, with the protein MNQYMFATNNCALFRKKYAHLDNCPVCGLSRWKDQERKKIPQKVLRHFPLAPRLKRMFATKEASEEAQWHMLKRQPSEKEMSHPADGEAWQHFDRVYPDFAKDARNLRLGLATDGFNPFSEQNSRYSMWPILVVPYNLPPWLCMQESNFMMALLIPGPKSPGKDFDIFLEPLIEDLLDLWKGVPAYDANTRKIFRLRAAVMWCIHDYPALSTLSGRTTKGYFACTHCDKHPLSYSLRSKIGYIGHYRFLPKGCRLRRNNEFVGLHGTSEQPTQFTIEELLAELEKVKHVRPGKQQECGKRKHSDVEGGSNKNVRRIWSRMVSLWKLPYWKDLKLRHNLDVMHIEKNILEALIGTILNIAGKTKDTAKARLDLKDLGIKEELQFTEDGEMPVARYALSKDQKEAFCKFLQEVKFPDGFASNISRCINADGTKVQGLKTHDCHILLQRIFPAAMRGVLDKDIYEAIAELGRFFRQLCSRTLNKDVLAEMKKEIPIILVKLEKIFPPAFFDVMMHLAVHLPDEALLRGPVQYGWMYPIERRLYTLKRYVRNRARPEGSIAEAYIADECLIFCSKYMDDVETRFNRNPRNQGFSNEQAYGVDVFGHGVHFTSASKLQYDENGFDQMVWYVLNTVHKMFRDELESEGVPNIERLIRQRFQTWLRKHIMRLRETHPEEVDEDIFSLACGPDFRVKKYTSCIVNGVRFNTVDRDKNKKTQNSGVMTEGTHNGQFIDFYGTLKEIIQLGYNSEDRTVVLFKCDWFKLDGKKTDVQYDGFFKSINVGSLWYKDDSLILATQARKVFYLPDTKLGKGWQVVQTYDHRHLYNVRETESAQYSAPAYQEDECCDGDGRFEAVIDVAYDIPMNRIDQQGPIFDAAEIARLVKECHNEGHQTHVEEEEDDDTLLEYCSDDEGGATLDVDSDDE; encoded by the exons ATGAATCAATACATGTTTGCTACAAATAATTGTGCTCTATTCAGAAAGAAATATGCACATCTTGACAACTGCCCTGTTTGTGGTCTTTCAAGGTGGAAAGATCAAGAAAGGAAGAAGATACCACAGAAAGTGTTGCGGCATTTTCCATTGGCACCTAGGCTAAAAAGGATGTTTGCAACCAAAGAAGCATCAGAAGAAGCACAATGGCACATGTTAAAGAGGCAGCCTAGTGAGAAGGAAATGAGCCACCCAGCTGACGGCGAGGCATGGCAACATTTCGATCGAGTATATCCAGATTTTGCAAAAGATGCAAGAAACCTTAGACTTGGACTTGCTACTGATGGGTTCAATCCTTTTTCTGAACAGAACTCAAGATACAGCATGTGGCCTATACTGGTGGTGCCATACAACCTTCCACcctggctgtgcatgcaggagtcAAACTTCATGATGGCTTTGCTTATTCCAGGACCTAAATCACCTGGGAAGGACTTTGATATATTTTTGGAGCCTCTTATAGAAGATTTACTTGATCTTTGGAAGGGTGTGCCTGCTTATGATGCTAATACTCGCAAAATATTTCGTCTTCGTGCTGCAGTTATGTGGTGCATCCATGACTACCCAGCTTTGAGTACTCTTTCAGGGCGTACTACAAAAGGCTATTTTGCATGTACTCATTGTGACAAGCATCCTCTTTCATACAGCCTAAGGAGCAAAATTGGGTATATTGGGCACTATCGATTCCTTCCAAAAGGCTGTCGTTTGCGGAGAAATAATGAGTTTGTTGGACTTCATGGAACCAGTGAGCAACCAACTCAATTCACTATAGAAGAGCTGTTGGCTGAACTAGAGAAAGTTAAACATGTTAGACCTGGGAAGCAACAAGAATGTGGGAAGAGGAAGCATTCTGACGTGGAAGGTGGAAGCAACAAGAATGTGCGGCGAATTTGGAGCCGGATGGTTAGTTTATGGAAGTTACCATATTGGAAAGATTTGAAGCTGAGACATAATCTTGATGTCATGCATATTGAGAAAAACATACTTGAGGCCCTCATTGGGACAATTCTGAACATAGCTGGGAAGACAAAGGATACAGCTAAAGCTAGGCTTGATCTAAAAGACTTGGGAATTAAAGAGGAGCTGCAATTTACAGAGGATGGTGAGATGCCTGTTGCTCGATATGCCTTGTCCAAAGATCAAAAGGAGGCCTTTTGTAAATTTTTACAAGAGGTGAAGTTTCCAGATGGCTTTGCTTCCAACATCTCAAGATGTATCAATGCTGATGGAACCAAGGTACAAGGGCTAAAAACACATGATTGTCACATTCTTTTGCAAAGAATCTTCCCAGCTGCCATGAGAGGAGTTTTGGACAAGGACATATATGAGGCAATAGCAGAGTTAGGGAGGTTTTTTAGGCAACTATGCAGCAGAACACTTAACAAGGATGTATTGGCTGAAATGAAGAAAGAAATCCCTATTATTCTAGTGAAGCTTGAGAAAATTTTCCCCCCTGCTTTCTTTGATGTCATGATGCACCTTGCTGTTCATTTACCTGATGAGGCATTACTCCGAGGTCCTGTGCAATATGGTTGGATGTACCCAATTGAAAGGCGGTTGTACACTTTGAAGCGCTATGTGAGGAATAGGGCACGGCCAGAAGGTTCAATTGCCGAGGCATATATTGCTGACGAATGCCTGATATTTTGCTCCAAATACATGGATGATGTTGAAACAAGATTTAATCGGAATCCAAGAAATCAAGGTTTTTCTAATGAACAGGCATATGGTGTCGACGTTTTTGGCCATGGAGTTCATTTTACTTCTGCATCTAAACTGCAATATGATGAAAATGGCTTTGACCAAATGGTGTGGTATGTGCTTAACACTGTACACAA AATGTTCAGAGATGAATTAGAGAGTGAAGGGGTGCCTAACATTGAAAGACTGATTCGGCAAAGATTTCAGACTTGGTTGAGGAAACAT ATCATGAGGTTGCGGGAGACTCATCCAGAAGAGGTGGATGAGGATATCTTTTCCTTGGCATGTGGTCCTGATTTTAGAGTCAAGAAATACACCTCATGCATAGTTAATGGTGTGAGGTTTAACACTGTTGACCGTGACAAGAATAAGAAAACCCAGAATAGTGGAGTAATGACAGAAGGTACACACAATGGTCAGTTCATTGATTTTTATGGAACCTTGAAAGAGATAATTCAGTTAGGATATAATTCTGAGGATAGGACAGTAGTTTTGTTTAAATGTGATTGGTTTAAACTTGATGGGAAGAAAACTGATGTTCAATATGATGGCTTCTTCAAGAGCATCAATGTTGGAAGTCTATGGTATAAGGATGATTCTTTAATCTTGGCCACTCAGGCTAGGAAGGTCTTCTATTTGCCAGACACAAAGTTGGGTAAAGGTTGGCAAGTTGTCCAGACATATGACCATAGGCATCTTTACAATGTAAGGGAAACCGAGTCTGCACAATATAGTGCTCCTGCATATCAAGAGGATGAATGCTGTGATGGGGACGGAAGGTTTGAAGCAGTGATAGACGTGGCATATGATATTCCTATGAATAGAATTGATCAACAAGGCCCTATTTTTGATGCTGCTGAAATTGCTCGGTTGGTTAAAGAATGCCACAATGAAGGGCATCAGACTCATGtcgaagaggaagaagatgatgacaCACTTTTGGAGTATTGTAGCGATGATGAAGGAGGTGCTACACTTGATGTTGACAGTGATGATGAATAG